The genomic region GGTGAGAAAGTACAGGTTAAAGAGGTTGAAAAGATTACATGCTTTGATCCTTTACTTTATGGAGAGGATTATAGAACCAAGCCAGTGACCTTtttttaagtacatttatttagtgaaatgactttttaaagGCTTCAACAGCCCCTTATGAAGTTACCCTTAATCAGCACTAAGTGATCCTAATCCTCACCTGCAGTGATTTGATGAGATGGCAGTCTAATCTGAGAAGCTCAGATCATTATTAGAACAAAGATAAGTTACACAAATCAAACTAACAGGCGTTATATAAGGGGCTTGTAACTCAAAACTGGTCGTCAGTTAACGAATGGGAACGGTTAAGgtcaaatgtaatgaaacattGTGTGAGAGCAGTGGGGAGTTCATCAAatagcaacaaacaaaaagagccTTGTGTCTCGCTACTGTGGGGCACATTGCAGAGCATGCTATAGGGCACATTGTTCTGATTCTGCTGGACTGGGCAGTGTTTATGTGTCAGAGGAGTAGCCATGTTGTGcccttttatttcatttggcAGGAATACAATGAGGTCATGTGTATTGCTTTATGAGTAGAGGATAAGGAGACATTAACAGATAATTATGTTTGATTTCTTAGGAAAAGGCTGATAAGGCAAATTGTTGTGGGAGGTGTCCATACAAGGAAGTTGTGGTTTTGAAGATGAAGTTCAGAGTCGGTTTAAGTATGCACATAATGCTGATAcgacacaaaaataaaaaaggtctTGTACATGCAAATAGGAAGGAAGTGAAATTCTGATTTGCTTTTACTCAGTGAGAAACCACATGAAACAGCTTTTGTTACCGCTGACCATGGCCATTGTAACACAGAACTCAGTCATGTGCTGATTTATCTCCCAGCTTAGCATTTCACTCATATCCATAAGAAAAAGGTGGTGGAAAAATTGTGTTGCAACAGAGCTTTGTGTTATCTTTACCTTAATCAAACACTGAGAGGTCAGAGATCATACGGATCTGAGCGAGTCCTCTGCACACCCCCCTGTTGAGTGGTTAGGATGACCCCTGTGGACTTTTGCATCACATTGAGCTCAACTTTGTTTTGGGAAGAGTCTCAGCGGCCGTATTGTCTTCCATCGTCACTGTTGCGTTTGGCAGATACGAGAGGTCAAAAGGTGCTTCTGCATCACTGCGCTTCAAGTCTGTAGCGGAAGCTGAGGCATTTTGAGAATGCACCTGATGTTATGCAGCCACTGTTATGTAATGTGACAAAGGGGATCATCCcctcttctttttgtcttttatggAAGTTTACTGgaacttgtgtgtgtttgtgtcaaaatGAAACTGCTGGTAAATCCAgaattttaatgtgtttttttttccccccacagcTTTCCGCTACCCTGGCCATCCCCTTCTGGCAGTGGTTTCTCACTCGCTTTGGGAAAAAGACGGCAGTTTACACTGGCACCTTGGTAAGGCCCACAGTCACGTCCCAACACCACTTATAAGTCCTATGAAGCCTGTAAGATTGACAGGAATTAAGTGTTATTCTAGGAGTTGTAAGAAAACATTAATAGACTTGTCTGGGGAAGTAAAGTCTctgacagacagctgatgtAGTGTACTTCAGTTGTctaacatgtttctgtttctttccagtCTGTGGTCCCCTTCATGGTCCTGGTGGTGTGTATTAAGAGCAACCTTATTGTTACCTACGTCGTCTCCTTTGCATCTGGGGTCGGAGTGGCCGCAGCCTTCCTGCTGCCCTGGTGAGACCCCTTGCATGTCTCTGGGTTAGCTTTTGAGTGTCATCAAGTGTTTTGGTGTAAAAACCAATTCTgactctgacttttcctctcagGTCCATGCTGCCTGACGTTGTCGACGATTTCCAAGTGCAAAACCCAGACTCCACTGGCCACGAAGCTCTTTTTTATTCCTTCTACGTTTTCTTCACCAAGTTCGCCTCTGGAGTTTCCCTGGGCATCTCCACTCTCAGTTTAGAGtaagtacacacacaacacacacacacacacacacacacacaacatacagtatattgtaaatgttttttaggacttttattattttttttatccactaTATTGGGGcatcagaaagaaaagaaaatcaaaatgagGCTAAACCAAATCCCCCAGCACCCAAATCCCACATCAAAGCAAGGAATTCCTTTTGCTTTAATTTGATTATGTACAGTAAGGCTGTAGAGTGTGTGTTCGTGAAGTGTGCATGCATCACATGACCGACTACAGCAGCGTTGGCCTTTTGATCAGTGATTTGGTGGGAAATATACCCTCACAGATCTTGGCTTTACTGAAAACTTGATTCCAGTAGTCTATGTTACAATAGAACATTAACACTCTTTATTGTGTAAGGATGTGAATTTctcatgttttcagtttcataattctgtttcttcttttttagtTTCGCAGGCTACATCACCAGAGGCTGCTCGCAACCAGAGGAAGTGCATTTGACCTTGAAAATACTGGTTTCCGCTGCCCCCATCGCTCTCATCATCATCGGCCTGGTCATATTGTACTTTTATCCGATcaatgaggagaggaggcaagGCAACCGTAAACTGCTACAGGAGCAGAGGTAAGGCCGTGGATTAAAATCCTCTgctgtcttgtgtttgtgtctgagaaGCAAAAACTTCCAACTGAAGAAactctttgttttcctgcagggACAATGAGACAGACTCAGAGACAGACTCAACAGAGCTTGCCAATGTTGTCTAGGATAATTTTTGAAGACCCACGGACCAATTGGGTGATCGACTGGCATTTTGCACTAGGCAGGACCAACGGACCCGGGCCTGTCGGATCATATGAGACACTGCCTTGTCCAATCgcgctgctgcagctccacGTCTCCAAAAATATGGCTTCAGCCACACTGAGAcctttgaaaaaacaaacatcctaCCGTCCACATTTGTGACGTTTTCTCAACATGAAATTCACTTCCCTCTTTCGTTCAGTTCAGATCTCAAAAGCCTTACTATTTGTATAAACACACAACTTTTGAGTACAGTGGAAACAACCTCTTGTTAGAGGTTGGTCTCGATTTCCATTAATACTGCACGAAACTATGAAATGTGATGGGATTATGTTTTGTCAGCATGGCCATTATTGGTGCTACTTGCTGGAACACTTTCCATCCTCTTACATACCACAACGAACACTAGTGACCTTGAGCACTGCGTTGAAAACAACTTCATAGTATAGATGTAAACATTGTAAGAACATCATAAGAAACTTGAACCAACAGTGATAATGCCTTAATTTCAGCCCCTGTTTTGAGGGTTAAAAATTCATAACTGATACACTTGTCAGTCACTTGCTCCCGAAGTCATTGGCTTGTTGTGTATtttgaacatgtttaaatgtgtttttgtaattttttacaGTTTCCCTTCAAAGTTTACCAAAACCAGTCAGCCAGTTTCCATCTCATTCCCATCCCACtggttttttctttctttcttttttttttgtgttttaaaaaagctgtAATAATGTGATGTTGGAACTAGTAGCCAGACAGTAATGGCTCATTTTAGTTCCCCACCATAATAGTGAAACCACTACATTAGTACAAGCAGTTAATTTGCACACATAACTGCAATGTTTATCCAGCAATtgcattatttacattttattcatagGCTTGCTACTGAAGACAGGAAAAGATTCTTTTCTCTAAATTTCCTTACTATTTAGCAAATCGGTTACTACAGCCGGTACTAATTTAGTGATatcattatttaaatatttattagttTTGATTTTACTAGTTTTGTTTGCTGTAAAAGTCATTATTCTTGCAGTATTTAAATCTATTTAAAGTCTGTAAGGTTTTTCCAACTGAATTACAATTTGAGGAAAGATGGGAGTcaaattttaaataattcacACGCCTTTTAATGCATGTTGCCATTGCTACTGTCTTTGCTCCATATGCATTCAAAAAGGGAAGCATGTAATTATAattgtggagaaaaaaagaagattggAAGATGGGGAAGTGAACTTGTAGTCTCCCttgggtgtttgtttttttgtgaatgtttatttcTCCTTGTATATAGTATGTGTGTTGATGGAACAACCAGGATGCTTTGTGATCGTCTCAGTCCCTGTCACTAAAATGAGGATTGACATATTTCATATCTGTTGATATGGAAATGTGTACACACAGTGTCATATGTTATACATACTGTTACATCTTCGACATGTTGTCTCTGAGTTGCCGATGtgaaaatgttcatatttgattcacttttttctttttctttttttggattaAGTTTTCTCACTAGAGGTTCTTTGTATCCTAAGTACTGGATACTCTAAATTGCCAATATGGTGCCATCTTCAACACCAACCCTGTTATAATTGTACATCTTGTAAATCtcatcctgttttgttttgtcagtgaacTTCTCTCATGATTCTTGAGGCTGTAGCCAAATGTGTGAGCTTTAAATCCCACAGGGACACACAGAAGCCTTGTGTACATGCCTCCTGTGCaaatgtatatactgtatgtaaaccTGTAAATATCTTTGATATTTGTGGCTGTAAGTGAAATGAACGTATGTACATTGTACTGTAGTTATTTAAGGAAAAGATGTTGAGATGGAGAAAGATGTTGTTAATAAATACTAATTACGTACTGTGACAGAATTGTCAACCTGTCTGTACTTGAAACACCTACACAACACAAGCTGAAGtaaaagaatgagaaagagatTTTTAATGTCTGCACTCATATCACACATGCATCAGGCGCGTGATTAACCATAACCCAGTGCCTACTGAAGAGACAATAAGATTCTTCTCATATTTTTGTAGCCTCAGAGGCACTCTCTGTTGCTGAGAGCAGGCAGcagtatttattaaaaatagaaaaagtcaaaaataatcTACACATGGACTTACATTACTTTGAGAAAGAACTAAACATTAATCATAACACAATAAGACAACACACTGCGAATAGCTTTGCAGTTTGACTTTTACCGTTGGTCTAGCACCATGCATACATTGGATAGTAATTATTGTACACTACTGCCATCTagtgttgagttttttttttcattttatgaaaataaataatattaccAATAATAAGCCCCTTGTTTTCTCATTATCTTCACAGTACATATCAGGCATGTTGTGGTactttcttcatttcttcattATTACATGTGTTTGATGATCACATCAAACAAAATACTTGTGAAGGAAACCATgcgcctttattttgaaggcagaACGCTGAAACCGGAAGTGTTTCGTTTATATTAGCATAGAGCGGCGAGTTAAGGCGCCTACATTTTTACAGCAGTTACTATTTGACTGTGGTTCTTCGCGCCTCATGTTTGTCAGTTACAGCGATATTACCTTGACAAGCACATAACGTCAACAAGAAACGCTAACAGCGACATCAATCTCCTTCATGGACTGAAGCCTTTATTCTCTCCGCTCTCCGCTGGTACGCTGACATGGCTGCCAACCCTCCAGGACCAGGCTTTCAGAACAAGACGCGGGTAGCCATCCTGGCGGAGCTGGACAAGGAGAAGAGGCGGCTGTTGCAGAATCAGTCCATGAACAGCCCCGGAGCCAACATCCCCCTGTCAACCAGACCGAGTCTGAAGGAAGCGAGGGACAGTCGCGGAGCAGCAGCACATCGCCGCCCAGCAGAAGGCCGCCCTGCAGCACGCTCACGTACACTCCTCCGGCTTCTTCATTACTCAGGACTCCTCGTTTGGGAACCTCATCCTCCCGGTGCTCCCCCGCCTGGAGCCAGGACTTTTGACTTTGAACGTCCCGACAAATACTGACTGGCCCTGGGCCCGGGTGTACATTGGCAACAACTCACATTCAAAATCATacatgttgtttctctgtttcatacGATATTTGTGCTGTAATCGGTCCAGTTGTGATAGAGCCATCTAGATCTAACCCCATTGACAGAATAAAACACGGTGTTTAAACTCACTGAATCAGTGTTGGTCCATTTGTAGGGATACAAATGGGAAATCTGTCCCCACTAGAGTGCTGTCAGCCTCTCTGTGATTATTTCACACAATCTGCTGTTATTATCTAATCACTTCACTGATGATGACTTCACCTGTTGTCAGACTAACAGGTCAGCCATGATATATTGAGTACATTTAAGAGTGTAATAACACATCACGGGTTGTAACAAGgagtgttaatgtgttaattgCCTATAGACAGAGGTTTCTATTGAAGGTAATGAGAAAAATTTGAATGCAGTGTTAAGAGCTTAATATTACTTTACATTGGGTCTACATGGTAGATACAGTGTATTATGACTAATCAAATCACTATAAACAAATAGCATCTTCGATCTCAGGGCTACTTACTGATTTCTGGTTGTTTAATTAAACTATGCTGTATGTATGTTGATTGCATGGTGAATGCAATGTACTTAATGAGAAGTTGAAGGCAACAGGGTACATACACAATGCATAGGGGGCCCAACAgtattttttcccttttaacattttgtcaCCAACTCAAGATCAAGATCATGGCAACTACCTGATACTGCCTCCATGGTTGTCAGCAATAGAATACATATTCATTTCAGTAAATATCTGACTCCATTGTAAGCAGGGCCTCGAAATCATAGGCTCTGCAATCTACACTCGATTGCTTTCCCCTGGAGCCATCAGTGACTCGATAGCAGAGCTGACGCTATCGCTGATGCAACACACTGACaggtcctcctccaccaccaccactcgACCGGTTTCTCTCACCCACGTCTCGTTGTAAGAAGTCCGGTTTTGAGGTAAGTCAGCGGGTTGTACAGTATGGCTTTAGAGCCATACTGGCTTTAGAGCCATACTGCTGTCACATGAACTGAAAACGTGGCTTCTAAAACGAGTCACAATTTTAACCCGAAGCTGGAGCTAGGTAACATTAACTGCTCATGGTTGTGTTGCTAGCTGGCTACGTAGCCTTAGCTGGCTAGTTGATTCATTATCAGCGTACGTTATTCCAAGCTTCAGGTCAGTTTAATGTTAACGTCAGCTTTCTCTATGGCTAACTTACTTGGATACTACCTGTCTTACGTTTTATGAACAGTTATAGTCGTCTGGTAAATTCACAATATGGGCAGTTCATaaagctgcagtttatttttcttaaacCGTCTAAATATAGAATTCAGGATATAATCGTGCAGTTTCATACCGCCCAACATGGCGCAGGAATTTTATGGCAAACAGCCAAATCAGTTTTGAGAAATGCCAccatgttgtttctttttctgtcaccaaagaaaacattaaactgaaagtGTTTTGACAGAGTTGGAACCACAGCTCATACCTGCTCCTGAAAGACAAAATGTCGTTCACTCACATCAATAATGTCTGAACTGCTGTTGTCTCACTCAGAAGGCCCTGCGCCATGGCAGATCAGCTGAGTCCAGATGAGAAGTTTGACCTCATAACTAGGAACCTCCAGGTggaagacacatacacacacacacacacacacacacatacatacatatgtactCAAAGCCACTGAAGTCCATCCTCAGCGTTTGGTCTCATGAatctctggctgtgtgtgttgcaggaggTCCTtggagaggagaagctgaagcAGGTTCTCcaggagagagagctgagagtCTACTGGGGCACAGCGACCACAGGCAAACCTCATGTTGCTTACTTTGTCCCTATGTCCAAGATCGCAGACTTCCTCAAGGCTGGATGCGAGGTGGGTACACCCCATTGAGAATCTTGTCTGTCAATGATAATTTGATTTAATCTGTACCCCCCCGGCTTACAGCATCTCACCTctatgtttctttttcttttccttagGTCACTATCCTGTTTGCAGACTTGCATGCCTACCTCGACAACATGAAAGCCCcctgggagctgctggagctcAGGGTGAAGTACTATGAACAGGTTATCAAGGCCATGTTGGAGAGCATCGGTGTTCCTCTGGAAAAACTCAAGTTTGTCAAAGGAACTGACTACCAGCTCAGCAGGTCAGCTGTGCcaacatgtatttatttcactttacaTTCCCTGAAGCAGACTTTGTAGCTGCATCCTATACTTAAACTAATACTTTAGCATGTTGCTTTCATGTTAATCAGAGAGTACACTCTGGATGTGTACCGTCTGTCCTCCATGGTGACAGAGCATGATGCTAAGAAGGCCGGAGCTGAGGTTGTCAAACAGGTGGAGCATCCTCTGCTGAGTGGTCTGCTCTACCCTGGACTGCAGGTAATAATGCAGTTATTAGATGGAGTATAAGCAATATTACAAGATTATTAATTACTACCGCATCTTGTCATCTTACGCTCTTGTTGTTATGAGTGTCTGCAGCAGCGGTAAATATGacatgtgtctgttttcaggctCTGGATGAGGAGTACCTGAAGGTGGATGCCCAGTTTGGAGGAGTTGACCAGAGGAAGATTTTCACCCTGGCAGAGAAGGTACTGTCCCTCCTCgtgacacatttattttaacccTTCACCCTCTGTCCTTCCTTCATCACTGTCTCTAGTGGAACTTGATGATTAGTGTAGGAGTAGCTGGTGCCACACAGCTTCTTGTTGACTACAGTTGAAATTAAAATCAATTCATCTACTTGAGTTTGTTTACTTGACTCTTGACAGAAAAACCTGATTACAAATCACGTGTAAAAGTGATGAGATCAGAAGCGTTGATGTCACAACATTTTATGAATTCTATAACCATATATCTAAAACCTTAAGTGTAactgcagcttttctttttgtctccagTACTTGCCTTCTCTTGGCTATGCTAAACGCGCCCATCTGATGAATCCAATGGTGCCAGGACTGACAGGAACCAAGATGAGCTCCTCAGAAGAGGTAAGGCTGCAGACATATCATTTGTCAGAGGAAAAAAGTTAATATTTGTCTGAGCTCTTGACGAGCATTATCTCTTTGGGGCTGCAGGAGTCAAAGATTGACCTACTGGACTCCAAAGAGGATgtgaagaagaagctgaagaagGCTTTCTGTGAACCAGGCAACATCCAGAACAATGGAGTCCTCTCCTTTGTCAAATATGTGCTCTTCCCCCTGCGTGGAGGTAGAAAACTCATCCTTTAATCTCCTTTTGCTCTCTGggcttctcttcctcttgtaaaaaaatgaatataaaatgagTTGACATTTGGGattcatgtgtgtttcagagttcTACATTAAAAGAGACCCAAAGTGGGGTGGAGACAAAGTCTACACAGAGTTTGAAGAGGTGGAGAAGGACTTTGCTGAGGAGGTAAAGCACAGTCTAACTGGATTATTTGTAGAGTAAAAGTTCTATAGCTCAGCTAAAATCCCTAGTTTCTTGCTATGCTCTGGTCTAATCATTGCTGATCTCTGCACTTGTCAGTTGATCCATCCAGGAGACCTGAAGGCCTCAGTGGAAGTCGTACTGAACCAACTGCTGGAGCCAATCAGAAAGAAGTTTGAGTTGCCTGAGCTCCGCAAGCTCACCAACTCCGCCTACCCTGACCCCTCAAAGACAAGTCAGTTTTTAACCCATGACCTCATTGTGTCTTCTCCTCATGTCACTACCTAAATATAGCAGAATGACAAATTTTGCATTAAATGGGTTGTCAGCTTGCTACATGAGGGGACTtaatgtcatttgtgtgtgtgtttgtgcgatTAGAAGCAGGAAAGGGTGCcaaggcaggaggaggaggtggaggtggaggaggagaggatgatgaGCTGGCCCCTTCCAGACTGGATATCAGAGTGGGAAAGATCATCAGTGTGGAGAAGGTAGGAGATTAAGATGCCTGATCAGCTGATTGATATATAATCCAGTCTTGTCCTGGCATTATGTACATTCAGTACCACAGACGTCATCCTCTGTGTTCATCTGGGTTCCTTCTCTGTTCAACTTTCAGCATCCAGACGCTGATTCGCTGTACCTGGAGAAGATCGACGTGGGTGAGGCGGAGCCGAGGACGGTAGTCAGCGGGCTGGTGGCCTACGTTtcacaggaggagctgcaggacagaatggtgctgctgctgtgcaatCTGAAGCCCCAGAAGATGCGAGGGATCGAGTCTC from Lates calcarifer isolate ASB-BC8 linkage group LG3, TLL_Latcal_v3, whole genome shotgun sequence harbors:
- the LOC108900381 gene encoding LOW QUALITY PROTEIN: SOSS complex subunit C-like (The sequence of the model RefSeq protein was modified relative to this genomic sequence to represent the inferred CDS: deleted 1 base in 1 codon), giving the protein MAANPPGPGFQNKTRVAILAELDKEKRRLLQNQSMNSPGANIPLSTRPSLKEARDSAEQQHIAAQQKAALQHAHVHSSGFFITQDSSFGNLILPVLPRLEPGLLTLNVPTNTDWPWARVYIGNNSHSKSYMLFLCFIRYLCCNRSSCDRAI
- the yars1 gene encoding tyrosine--tRNA ligase, cytoplasmic translates to MADQLSPDEKFDLITRNLQEVLGEEKLKQVLQERELRVYWGTATTGKPHVAYFVPMSKIADFLKAGCEVTILFADLHAYLDNMKAPWELLELRVKYYEQVIKAMLESIGVPLEKLKFVKGTDYQLSREYTLDVYRLSSMVTEHDAKKAGAEVVKQVEHPLLSGLLYPGLQALDEEYLKVDAQFGGVDQRKIFTLAEKYLPSLGYAKRAHLMNPMVPGLTGTKMSSSEEESKIDLLDSKEDVKKKLKKAFCEPGNIQNNGVLSFVKYVLFPLRGEFYIKRDPKWGGDKVYTEFEEVEKDFAEELIHPGDLKASVEVVLNQLLEPIRKKFELPELRKLTNSAYPDPSKTKAGKGAKAGGGGGGGGGEDDELAPSRLDIRVGKIISVEKHPDADSLYLEKIDVGEAEPRTVVSGLVAYVSQEELQDRMVLLLCNLKPQKMRGIESQAMLLCASIEGEPRRVEPLDPPEGSSPGERVFVEGYETGKADDRLNPKKKVWEKLQVDLKISDECVAQWKDKQLMTKLGQITCKTLKGGNIS